The Parambassis ranga chromosome 19, fParRan2.1, whole genome shotgun sequence genome contains a region encoding:
- the kctd2 gene encoding BTB/POZ domain-containing protein KCTD2: MAELHVVEPSGTGTIEQPEHRDVRGSVRLASPTLMVPPRSSQLSPGGVSSGSGGRSVFGFPGKSNPSSPSEPTDKPGSRWVRLNVGGTYFITTKQTLCRDPKSFLFRLCQEDPDLDSDKDETGAYLIDRDPTYFGPILNYLRHGKLIMDKNLAEEGVLEEAEFYNIASLVRLVKERIRDNENRTSQGPVKHVYRVLQCQEEELTQMVSTMSDGWKFEQLISIGSSYNYGNEDQAEFLCVVSRELNNSTNGIVIEPTEKAKILQERGSRM, translated from the exons atggctgaatTGCATGTTGTGGAACCGAGCGGCACTGGCACCATAGAACAGCCCGAGCACCGTGATGTTCGTGGCTCGGTGCGCCTGGCTTCGCCCACTCTCATGGTCCCGCCTCGGAGCAGCCAGCTCAGTCCTGGTGGGGTGTCGAGCGGTAGCGGCGGCAGGTCGGTGTTCGGATTTCCTGGTAAGAGTAATCCGAGCTCCCCCTCCGAACCGACGGATAAGCCTGGCTCTCGTTGGGTTCGGTTGAATGTCGGTGGGACCTACTTCATCACGACCAAACAGACCTTATGCAGAGACCCAAAATCTTTCCTTTTCCGACTGTGTCAAGAAGACCCGGACCTGGACTCGGACAAA GATGAGACAGGAGCCTACCTGATCGACAGGGACCCCACATACTTCGGCCCCATCCTGAATTACCTCCGACATGGAAAACTGATCATGGATAAAAATCTAGCTGAGGAAG GTGTTCTAGAAGAAGCAGAGTTCTACAATATTGCGTCTTTGGTGAGGCTGGTGAAAGAGAGGATACGAGACAATGAAAACCGGACTTCTCAG GGCCCTGTGAAGCATGTGTACCGAGTACTACAGTGCCAAGAGGAGGAACTCACACAGATGGTCTCAACCATGTCAGACGGTTGGAAGTTTGAGCAG CTTATAAGTATCGGCTCCTCGTATAACTATGGCAACGAGGACCAGGCAGAATTTCTTTGTGTAGTTTCCCGGGAACTCAACAACTCCACCAACGGCATTGTCATCGAGCCCACCGAGAAGGCCAAG ATCCTTCAAGAGCGAGGCTCGCGGATGTGA